A stretch of the Planctomycetota bacterium genome encodes the following:
- a CDS encoding UDP-glucuronic acid decarboxylase family protein, translating to MSQTKRILVTGGAGFVGSHLCERLVDAGQDVICLDNFFTSQKTNVDHLLDRHNFELVRHDVTREVFLEVDEIYNLACPAAPGHYQYNPIKTMKTSVLGAINMLGMAKRCKARILQASTSEVYGDPEVHPQPESYRGAVNPIGPRACYDEGKRAAETLFFDYHRMNGVRIKVVRIFNTYGPRMHPLDGRVVSNFIRQAIQGEPITIYGDGSQTRSFQYIDDLVEGIYRMMHGPDDFPGPVNIGNPGEFTIRELAEQVLELTGSSSTLEFREAVTDDPKQRQPDITLAKSKLGWEPTVPLREGLEKTIAYFRSIDISSFRAPTPNY from the coding sequence TTGAGCCAGACCAAACGCATCCTGGTGACCGGCGGCGCCGGCTTCGTCGGCTCGCACCTGTGCGAGCGGCTGGTCGACGCCGGCCAGGACGTCATCTGCCTCGACAACTTCTTCACGAGCCAGAAGACCAACGTCGACCACCTGCTCGACCGGCACAATTTCGAGCTCGTCCGCCACGACGTGACGCGGGAGGTCTTCCTCGAGGTCGACGAGATCTACAACCTCGCCTGCCCGGCCGCCCCGGGCCACTACCAGTACAACCCCATCAAGACCATGAAGACCAGCGTGCTGGGCGCCATCAACATGCTGGGCATGGCCAAGCGCTGCAAGGCCCGCATCCTCCAGGCCTCCACCAGCGAGGTCTACGGCGACCCCGAGGTGCATCCCCAGCCCGAGAGCTACCGCGGGGCCGTCAACCCCATCGGCCCCCGCGCCTGCTACGACGAGGGCAAGCGGGCCGCCGAGACGCTCTTCTTCGACTACCACCGCATGAACGGCGTGCGGATCAAGGTCGTGCGGATCTTCAACACCTACGGCCCGCGGATGCACCCGCTCGACGGCCGCGTCGTGTCCAACTTCATCCGCCAGGCGATCCAGGGCGAACCCATCACGATCTACGGCGACGGCTCGCAGACCCGCTCGTTCCAGTACATCGATGACCTGGTCGAGGGCATCTACCGCATGATGCACGGGCCCGACGACTTCCCCGGGCCGGTGAACATCGGCAACCCGGGCGAGTTCACCATTCGCGAGCTGGCCGAGCAGGTGCTGGAGCTCACCGGCTCGTCGTCGACGCTGGAGTTCCGCGAGGCCGTGACCGACGACCCCAAGCAGCGGCAGCCCGACATCACGCTCGCCAAGTCGAAGCTGGGCTGGGAGCCGACCGTGCCGCTGCGAGAAGGCCTCGAGAAGACGATCGCCTACTTCCGATCGATCGACATCTCGAGCTTCCGGGCGCCGACGCCGAACTACTAG
- a CDS encoding NAD-dependent epimerase/dehydratase family protein: protein MADLYVVTGGAGFVGANLCAEIARRAPGARVACLDDFRAGSFANLIEAYERRNVGAVSCDVHAAGWNEAAFRLDASERATVLHMAAITDTTIDDQAEMLDANSGDGWDELLAICVESGSRLVYASSAATYGTPGEAASSRPFPLDAAGTPDNIYGFSKWVMENQHRRVQREHPDAHIVGLRFFNVFGPGESAKGKMASMAYKLAQQMLRGERPAIFADGGQARDQVYVDDVVDCVLHAAGLGENPTPKPGIYNLGSGRATTFNQVVDAVREGLGIASGELPTEYIEMPADIARFYQSFTLADMSETKAGLGWEPGHDPIEALQGYAAYLRKRHETSGGPA from the coding sequence ATGGCGGATCTGTACGTCGTAACCGGTGGCGCAGGGTTCGTTGGCGCGAATCTCTGCGCGGAGATCGCACGCCGGGCGCCGGGGGCTCGCGTTGCGTGCCTCGACGACTTCCGCGCTGGTTCGTTTGCCAACCTCATCGAGGCCTACGAGCGCCGGAATGTGGGCGCGGTGAGCTGCGACGTGCACGCCGCGGGCTGGAACGAAGCCGCCTTCCGGCTGGACGCGAGCGAGCGGGCAACGGTGCTGCACATGGCGGCGATCACGGATACGACGATCGATGACCAAGCCGAGATGCTCGATGCCAACTCGGGTGACGGCTGGGACGAGTTGCTGGCCATCTGCGTCGAGTCGGGCTCGAGGCTCGTCTACGCCTCGAGCGCCGCAACCTACGGCACCCCCGGCGAGGCCGCATCGAGCCGGCCCTTTCCGCTCGACGCAGCCGGCACGCCCGACAATATCTACGGATTCAGCAAGTGGGTGATGGAGAACCAGCACCGCCGCGTGCAGCGCGAGCATCCCGACGCGCACATCGTCGGCCTGCGTTTCTTCAACGTGTTCGGTCCCGGCGAATCGGCCAAGGGCAAGATGGCCTCGATGGCCTACAAGCTCGCGCAGCAGATGCTCCGGGGCGAGCGGCCCGCGATCTTCGCCGACGGCGGGCAGGCCCGCGACCAGGTCTACGTAGACGACGTCGTGGACTGCGTCCTCCACGCCGCGGGATTGGGCGAGAACCCCACGCCCAAGCCCGGCATCTACAACCTGGGCTCGGGCAGGGCCACGACGTTCAATCAAGTGGTCGATGCCGTCCGCGAGGGCCTCGGCATCGCGTCGGGCGAGCTGCCGACCGAGTACATCGAGATGCCCGCCGACATCGCGCGGTTCTACCAGAGCTTCACGCTGGCCGATATGAGCGAAACGAAGGCCGGCCTGGGCTGGGAGCCCGGGCACGACCCGATCGAGGCACTCCAGGGCTACGCGGCCTACCTGCGCAAGCGGCACGAGACGAGTGGGGGACCGGCTTGA
- a CDS encoding LysM peptidoglycan-binding domain-containing protein, whose product MAGGSTNTTRRAAVGLLALAALWNVAYWAWPAHRESPVVLASAPPEADPEPAVASEIPPATLTAEPPISADLPAVDTPPDEPRLVPPEFDEHVVTERDRTLGDLARRYYGNSALWEPIARANPLKDPNRVQAGQVWRVPRDPGNIQGRVLDAAGDPLPPAPAARPEPVAYVEYRVRPKDSLSKISQDQYGTTRHARFLYEFNRRRLGLRSIDAIREGQVLHIPPKPE is encoded by the coding sequence ATGGCCGGGGGCTCCACCAATACGACCCGCCGGGCGGCCGTGGGCCTGCTCGCCCTGGCCGCGCTGTGGAACGTCGCCTACTGGGCCTGGCCCGCGCACCGCGAATCGCCGGTCGTGCTGGCCTCGGCCCCGCCCGAGGCCGATCCCGAGCCGGCAGTCGCCTCCGAGATACCCCCTGCGACGCTCACCGCCGAGCCACCGATCTCCGCCGACCTTCCGGCCGTCGATACCCCGCCCGACGAGCCCCGGCTCGTGCCGCCAGAGTTCGACGAACACGTGGTGACAGAGCGCGACCGCACGCTGGGCGATCTGGCCCGCCGCTACTACGGCAACAGCGCCCTGTGGGAGCCCATCGCCCGGGCCAACCCGCTCAAGGACCCCAACCGCGTGCAGGCCGGCCAGGTCTGGCGGGTGCCCCGCGACCCCGGCAACATCCAGGGCCGGGTGCTCGACGCGGCCGGCGACCCGCTCCCGCCCGCACCCGCCGCCCGCCCCGAGCCGGTGGCCTACGTGGAGTACCGCGTGCGGCCCAAAGACTCGCTCTCGAAGATCTCCCAGGACCAGTACGGCACGACCCGCCATGCCCGGTTCCTCTACGAGTTCAACCGACGGCGGCTGGGTCTCCGCTCGATCGACGCGATCCGCGAGGGCCAGGTGCTGCACATCCCGCCCAAGCCCGAGTAG